Part of the Paenibacillus kyungheensis genome, ATCAAATAGATTGAAATAAAAAGAAGTGATTCGCTTTTAGAATCATTTCTTTTTTTGTTCCAAAGCTTGTGAATGCTAAGAGTTCACTATTGTATTTAGCCTAACAAGTATGAGAGTATAGATGTGGTAAAAGCGCTATCATCGACAGGAGGGTAATTCAATGACTAAAGTAATGCCACTGGCTAAGCGTGGAATTTCAAATAGCCGACTCGCACTAGGATGTATGCCGTTTGGTGGAGGTTGGGATACAGAACCTTTTACCGAGCAACATGTTAAAGAAGCAGAAGCTGCTGTTGAAGCTGCATTGTCGATCGGAATAACGATGTTTGATCATGCAGATATTTATACCCGGGGAAAAGCAGAACAGGTTTTTGGACGTGTATTGCAAGCTAGACCGGATCTACGAGAACAGATTGTGATTCAGTCCAAATGTGGTATTCAATTAGGTGAAGGTGATCTACCAGGTCGCTTTAACTTTTCAAAAGAACATATTCTAGATTCTGTAGATGGTAATTTAGAGCGATTGGGAATCGATTATTTGGATGTTTTGTTATTGCATCGTCCTGATCCTTTAGTAGAACCAGAAGAAGTAGCAGAAGCTTTTGCCCGATTAAAATCGTCAGGCAAAGTACGTTATTTCGGTGTATCTAATATGAGCGCGTCTCAGATCAAATTTTTACAACAAGCGATTCCAGATTCGTTTGCGGTCAATCAATTAGAAATGAGTCTAAATCATCTGCATTTTGTAGATCATGTTGTTCATGTGAACCAACAAGCAGGTACAGAAGTGAATTTTGCTGAAGGGTTGATGGAATATTGTCGTACAGAAGATATTCAACTGCAAGCTTGGAGTCCACTGGCACAAGGTAAATTCTCTGGACGAGATATCAAAGATGAACCTGAACATATTCAAAAAACTGCTCAACTGGTACAACAAATGGCGGCTGATAAAGAAACAACAGCAGAAGCGATTGTACTGGGATGGTTAATGTATCACCCGGCGATGATTCAACCGATTATCGGTACATCCAATCCAGAGCGAATCAAAGCTTGTGCAGATGCAGAGCGTCAAGCCAGTCTAATGACGCGGGATGAATGGTATACGTTATATGTAAGTGCACGAGGAACATTGTTGCCTTAAATGTAGTAGAAGTGTGTAAATATAAGCGCTGTAATGTTGTCCATATCCGGATATCACTACAGCGCTTATTTGCTGTAGATGATCAATCAGGAAATTGAACGTTGCCGGCTACAATATAAGGGCTAGATGTAGCTTCGCTAGGCAATGGTTGTAAGGTATCGGTTACGACTTTGCCGCGAATATCGGTGATACGTACTTTTAAAGGCTGATTGCCCAGTTGTTCACCGACAAAATGGTTATAATCTGTTTTGGGCAAGCTGATCCATTGACCTGCTTTTGAATATTCAAATTTCATCACAGGGTATTTGTGATTACGAACTTGAATAGCTGCCCACCATTGACTGCTTCCTTCTTTGATCCGGTAGCTAAAATTACCTGTAATTGGCGCTTTAACTACTTTCCACTGAATATCAATTTTTCCTTTAGACATATCTCCGATTGCTGCAAACGCATTTGGAGATAAATCCAATGCTCCGTTAGCTCCTTCAGGATAAAGATCGGTGACATAGACAGTGGTTTTGCCGAGTGGGCCTTGCACTTCCAGATAAGCGCCTGCAAGTGCTGCTTTGACACCGCCGTAATTCATCTGTGTCGGATTAAGTGCTGTAATTTTGGCATTAGCAGGAATAGGATCAAGTAAAACAGCTCCACCCGAGTATCCTGATCCTGTGTAAGTGGCATACCCTTTATATGTATCGTTCCATGCTGCTGAAGCAGGCAAAGCAAACACTAATAGACCGAGTAGTATCAACATGCTTGCTGTACTCCATTTACGTGTACTGTGTTTTGATTTCACATGTATTCCTCCTTAAAAAGTTTTGATACCTATAAATATTAATTTTAACTATAGATATCGTTATGTTCTTGATAAATATACTATATATTCCATAAGGTTACAAATAAAAAGAGAGATAAAAATAACGAACACAATACAAATAGGAACATCATTATTATAAATATGATTATTTTACATTTAAATGGATTTATTTTTACCATTTTATGATACTTTAAATGAAGAATAGACTTTTATTGATGAAATGGGGAATATAATGTATGGCTCATTGGAAAAAGAAAATAAGTATAGGTATCTCTGCAAGTGTATTAGTTACTTCACTCTGGTCAGGTCTTCCGGTTAATGAGCAGATTGCTTCAGCCACCGAAACTAGTGAACATCTATCCAACTCCATGGTCAACGTCACCTCTTCTCCGCTAGCCAGCCGTTCTATAGTTCAGAATGTCAGTCAAGATGTGTATACAACGATGCCGATCACCGATGTACGCAGTCAGTCTTTGAGCAGTACAGTCTCTACACGTGGAATTATTACGTATCGGGAAGATACAGGTAATGGATATAGCAATTTGTATATTCAAGATGGAAGCGCAGGCATTGTTATACGCGGGCAAAATGTATCGGGCATCGAAGGGCAAGAAGTCGAAGTTCAGGGTACATTAACAGCTTACAAAGCACTTTTACAAATCGAAGCATCTGCAAGCGCAGTCCATATTACTAATTCTACGATCCAGCTACCTGTTGCCCGGATAGTAAATGGTACGGATTTTGTAACAGGTAATACATATGAAGCTCAATTGATCAGTGTGCCTAACGTGACCGTTGTTAGCAAAAGCGGCAGTAATTACACTGTCAAAGATGCAAAAGGGACTTTTATTATTTATACCTCTAATCCATGGTTAGAAGTAGGTCAGACGTATACTCATATCACAGGAGTTATGTCTCGTTATAACAATACGTTTGAATTGATTCCACGTACTCTCAAAGATATAGAAGGAGGTACACCTCCTGTTATCGAGCCTCCATTACAGTTACGTATTCATGATATTCAAGGCGCGGCTCAACGTTCTCCTTATGAAGGGAAAGAAGTAGCGCAAGTTGAAGGAATCGTCACAATGGTCAAAGGCAAAACAAGTTTTTATCTGCAAGAAGCCGATGATCAAGTGGATAGTGATGAAGGCACATCTGAAGGTATATTAGTCTATCGTTCTGCGCATGGTCTAAAAGTAGGCGATAAAGTAAGTGTCGATGGCAGTATTAAAGAATACCAAGAATTAGGGTATGCCGATGCGGCTGATCTGACGACGACTGAAATTGTCGCTTCAGCAATTCGTCTACAAGCATCCAATCAACCATTGCCTGCTCCAACAATCATTGGTGAACAAGGTCGTGCTATTCCTGATCAGATTGCTAGTAGTGATGGATTAGCTGAATATGATGCTAATCGTTATAGTATCGACTTTTATGAAAGTCTGGAAGGTATGCGTATACAGTTAAATGATGCTTCTATTATCGGGCCATACACGTATGAGATTCCGGTCACTGTCGATCTGAAATCTTCTCCACTAGTCACTCCGGCAGGAGGGCTTGTTATCGATCATAATCAATGGAATGCTAAAAGGTTATTAATTAGTGCTAAGCCTACCCAGACTGTAAGTACGGGTGATCAATTTGCAGGAGCATTACATGGCATCATGAGTTACAGCTATAGTAATTTTAAAATATTACCTGAAGGAACATTGCCACCTATTATCGATCATGGGTTACAACGTGAAGTATCCACTTTGCAAAATGGAAGTAAACAATTAACGATTGCTTCCTTTAATGTAGAGAACTTCTGGGATAATCCTAAAGATAAAGAAAAAACAACACGCATTGCAGACGATGTAGTGAATCATCTTCGTAATCCTGATATTTTGGGACTGATGGAAGTACAGGATAACAATGGTGAGACTAACGATGGAACAACAGATGCAAGTCAGAGCTTTGCAGCATTAATTAAAGATATCCAGCTTGCAGGTGGCCCGACATACCAATATGCCAGTATCGCTCCACAAGATCAACAAGATGGAGGCGCACCAGGCGGTAATATTCGTGTAGGATTTTTGTATAATCCAGCACGTGTGAGTCTGCCTGTAGCTACCAACGGCGCAGGTGATTCAGTAACAGCAACAACGTATGGTGCGAATGGACTGACCTACAACCCGGGACGAATCGCACCGACAGAAGAAGCTTTTGCAAATTCGCGCAAATCGTTGGCGGCACAATTTGTATTTAACGGAGAATCTGTTATCGTTATTGCCAATCATTTCAACTCTAAAGGTGGAGATCAGGCGTTATATGGCAGTATTCAACCACCTGTACGTAGTAGTGAAATTCAACGTGCGAAGCAAGCGACATTGTTGAATCAATTTGTCAAACAGACATTATCTCAAAATAGTCAGGCTAATGTTGTATTATTAGGAGATTTTAACGATTTTCAATTTTCGAATACGATTAATGTTCTGAAAGGACAAGAATTAACCAATCTGGTCGATACATTGCCTGCTAATGAACGTTACTCTTATGTATATGAAGGAAATTCGCAGACATTGGATCATATTCTGATGACAGCCAATATCGCTAATCGGGCTCAATTGGATATTGTGCATATCAATTCTGATTTTATGGAAGCAGATGGACGAGTGAGCGATCATGATCCATTGTTAGCTAGAATTGATTTTGCCAAAAAAGATTCAGACGATGATTCTGGAACAAGACCGGGTTCACAAAATGGTAACGGAAATAATAGTGGCGGTGGATCAAGCCCGACAACCAATCTTCCTACAGATCCTTCATCTGTGCCTGCACTTCCGACAGTACCTGTATATGAAGGAGTATCTAGCAATGGTACAGTAGCTAGCTGGACACTGCCTGTTGTATCCAATAGTAACTCTGATCATGCAGTGATTGCGTCTAGCACAGTAACACCAGCTATATTGCAAGAAATAATGGCTCGTGCTGAAGGAGCACATACTTTACGTCTTTCTTTACCTGAAGTTCCAGATGCTACTCTATATCAACTGCAATGGGATGCTTCGGTACAACAATCGTTCACCGGACAAACAGCGATAGATCGTCTAATCGTATCTACGCCTATAGGCACTTATGAACTGCCTGTCTCTACAATCCAAAAAGAGACCTTATCTTCTAATCAAAAGCTCGTTCTTGATCTAGCTAGTGCTCCAATGGCGATCACTCAAGCCAAACAAGCAGGTTATGATGTACGTACAGCTGTCGATTTTGACTGGTACATGTTAGATGATCAGAATCAGAAGCGTTCTATTCCGTATTTTGATCAATATGTTAAACGTTCGGTGATCAGTCCAAATACAAATCCAACAGATCGTCTAGCAGTAGTTCGTGCCGAGCCAAATAGTAATGGCAATATTTCGTATATCCCCGTTCCTTTTACTATTTCTAACGGAGCGGTTACGATCTATAGTCGTAGCAATAGTACGTATCTGGTATTAGATCGCAATGAGCCTTTATTAACTGATATATCGGGTCACTGGGGACAAGCAGATATTCAACAGTTTGCTGACCGAATGATTGTCACAGGGACAGGTCAAAATCGATTTGAACCTGCTCGTACGATTACACGTGCAGAACTGGCTACTTTATTAACCAGAACATTAGGTTTGGCAGAACGTTCACCATCAGACTCAGTTTCTTCATTTGCTGATGTGAAAGCTACAGCATGGTATAACAATTCAGTACGTACCGCTGTCGAAGTAGGATTGATGTTGGGAGATGCTAACGGTACGTTCCGTCCACAAGCGGCAGTTACACGTGAAGAGTTAGCAGTGATTTTGCAGCGGACATTATCATTAATTGATCAGAATCAGGCTACAGTAACCTCTGAACCTGCGATTTCGTTTAGCGATGCGAAGCAAGCTTCTTCATGGTCGCGTTCTGCGATTCAATATGTGAGTGCTACCGGAATATTAAAAGGAAATGCTTTAAAACAATTCCAACCAAAGGAAAAGCTTACACGAGTTGAGAGCATTGTCGCATTAAGTCGCATATTGCAGAAAATAAATGATGCTAATTAAAATTAAAAATGCTATAAAATAGGAATATATGTTCTTTTAATGGTATAAATATACTAAATGGTAACAGAAAAATAGGTTTTGTAACCAAAATGTAATATATTATTTTTGAATTTTTTTACCAATTTAATTTTAGAAAAAAAAGAAAAAATCTGCATTCACGCCAAAAGTGAGAATGCAGATTTTTTCGCGTGGTTATAAGGTTTTGGGAATAAATTATAGTTATAATTAAAAAAATATAAATTGAGAATCAGTCAAAACATGATCGTACCAACACTATTTGATATTAGCTAATTATCTAAACTTTTTTTCATAATTGGAAAATTTATCATGTAAATTCTGCTTTTTAAATATATAATGTACTTAGCTGATTAATGTTATTCAAAACGAATAACTTTTGGGTACATGTTATGAAAGAGGTTTGGAAGGCAGGGGAAACCGGATGATTGAAAGAAATGGTAACAAACTCATCTTTCTTCTCTGTGTGCCACGTAGTGGTAGCTCGCTCGCAACCGTGATGCTACAAAATCACACACGCATTTATGCGGCACAAGAAATGTGGTTTCTTATGAGTCTATATGATTTGAAGAAGCCAGAGAAGCGTGCATACGGTGGAACAGCTATTCTAAATCAATTCTTTGATGGTGTTCTGCCTGAAAGTGTATATGATGAGGCATGTCGTAGCTTTGGAATGAATGTCTATAATGGATTATTATCTACAAGTGAAGCAGATATGGTTGTAGACAAATCACCACGCTACTATTATCTTCTTGAATTTTTGGATCGTTTATTCCCGCAATCCAAGCGGATCGGATTATTTCGTAATCCTTTGGATGTAGCGGCTTCTTATAAAAAAGTAAATCAGCGATCTGCACCGAATTTTAATTTGGCAGATCAGCTAAATGACCCGTCGTTGAATATGAAGATGGTCGATATCACTGTCGGATTATTCCGTTATCATCAATATTTTTCACAAAGCAACAACAATGCTTTCTGGTTGAAGTATGAACAAATGGCTGCACATCCAGAAGAACAGATGCAGAAGGTATGTGAATTTCTAGATATTTCGTACGAAGAAGGAATCGAAAAGTATGGAG contains:
- a CDS encoding aldo/keto reductase, whose protein sequence is MTKVMPLAKRGISNSRLALGCMPFGGGWDTEPFTEQHVKEAEAAVEAALSIGITMFDHADIYTRGKAEQVFGRVLQARPDLREQIVIQSKCGIQLGEGDLPGRFNFSKEHILDSVDGNLERLGIDYLDVLLLHRPDPLVEPEEVAEAFARLKSSGKVRYFGVSNMSASQIKFLQQAIPDSFAVNQLEMSLNHLHFVDHVVHVNQQAGTEVNFAEGLMEYCRTEDIQLQAWSPLAQGKFSGRDIKDEPEHIQKTAQLVQQMAADKETTAEAIVLGWLMYHPAMIQPIIGTSNPERIKACADAERQASLMTRDEWYTLYVSARGTLLP
- a CDS encoding expansin EXLX1 family cellulose-binding protein; the encoded protein is MLILLGLLVFALPASAAWNDTYKGYATYTGSGYSGGAVLLDPIPANAKITALNPTQMNYGGVKAALAGAYLEVQGPLGKTTVYVTDLYPEGANGALDLSPNAFAAIGDMSKGKIDIQWKVVKAPITGNFSYRIKEGSSQWWAAIQVRNHKYPVMKFEYSKAGQWISLPKTDYNHFVGEQLGNQPLKVRITDIRGKVVTDTLQPLPSEATSSPYIVAGNVQFPD
- a CDS encoding S-layer homology domain-containing protein encodes the protein MAHWKKKISIGISASVLVTSLWSGLPVNEQIASATETSEHLSNSMVNVTSSPLASRSIVQNVSQDVYTTMPITDVRSQSLSSTVSTRGIITYREDTGNGYSNLYIQDGSAGIVIRGQNVSGIEGQEVEVQGTLTAYKALLQIEASASAVHITNSTIQLPVARIVNGTDFVTGNTYEAQLISVPNVTVVSKSGSNYTVKDAKGTFIIYTSNPWLEVGQTYTHITGVMSRYNNTFELIPRTLKDIEGGTPPVIEPPLQLRIHDIQGAAQRSPYEGKEVAQVEGIVTMVKGKTSFYLQEADDQVDSDEGTSEGILVYRSAHGLKVGDKVSVDGSIKEYQELGYADAADLTTTEIVASAIRLQASNQPLPAPTIIGEQGRAIPDQIASSDGLAEYDANRYSIDFYESLEGMRIQLNDASIIGPYTYEIPVTVDLKSSPLVTPAGGLVIDHNQWNAKRLLISAKPTQTVSTGDQFAGALHGIMSYSYSNFKILPEGTLPPIIDHGLQREVSTLQNGSKQLTIASFNVENFWDNPKDKEKTTRIADDVVNHLRNPDILGLMEVQDNNGETNDGTTDASQSFAALIKDIQLAGGPTYQYASIAPQDQQDGGAPGGNIRVGFLYNPARVSLPVATNGAGDSVTATTYGANGLTYNPGRIAPTEEAFANSRKSLAAQFVFNGESVIVIANHFNSKGGDQALYGSIQPPVRSSEIQRAKQATLLNQFVKQTLSQNSQANVVLLGDFNDFQFSNTINVLKGQELTNLVDTLPANERYSYVYEGNSQTLDHILMTANIANRAQLDIVHINSDFMEADGRVSDHDPLLARIDFAKKDSDDDSGTRPGSQNGNGNNSGGGSSPTTNLPTDPSSVPALPTVPVYEGVSSNGTVASWTLPVVSNSNSDHAVIASSTVTPAILQEIMARAEGAHTLRLSLPEVPDATLYQLQWDASVQQSFTGQTAIDRLIVSTPIGTYELPVSTIQKETLSSNQKLVLDLASAPMAITQAKQAGYDVRTAVDFDWYMLDDQNQKRSIPYFDQYVKRSVISPNTNPTDRLAVVRAEPNSNGNISYIPVPFTISNGAVTIYSRSNSTYLVLDRNEPLLTDISGHWGQADIQQFADRMIVTGTGQNRFEPARTITRAELATLLTRTLGLAERSPSDSVSSFADVKATAWYNNSVRTAVEVGLMLGDANGTFRPQAAVTREELAVILQRTLSLIDQNQATVTSEPAISFSDAKQASSWSRSAIQYVSATGILKGNALKQFQPKEKLTRVESIVALSRILQKINDAN
- a CDS encoding sulfotransferase family protein, which translates into the protein MIERNGNKLIFLLCVPRSGSSLATVMLQNHTRIYAAQEMWFLMSLYDLKKPEKRAYGGTAILNQFFDGVLPESVYDEACRSFGMNVYNGLLSTSEADMVVDKSPRYYYLLEFLDRLFPQSKRIGLFRNPLDVAASYKKVNQRSAPNFNLADQLNDPSLNMKMVDITVGLFRYHQYFSQSNNNAFWLKYEQMAAHPEEQMQKVCEFLDISYEEGIEKYGDYMDSAKSELFYSMGVGDPYLSEHRTPHMKSIGNWRTMLDHREIEAYCRILGARLFRELGYGAELEEAQRLTGVVFEEEPDMKWIEAKTKQFAEATGCRWEPEYKMQSAVLPETSPEVASALSQESKEKAEADELLRMRMTLRSLEKRMEQHYIERDRLHQESERLRKEVKDMKQKMNKIKSLIPFNRSLGRVFNAYLVRKGVEK